Proteins encoded by one window of Micromonospora coxensis:
- the dnaG gene encoding DNA primase, giving the protein MAGRIRDEDIALVRERTSIAEVISDTVTLRSAGGGNLKGLCPFHDEKSPSFNVSPARNVFYCFGCGVGGDAIKFLMDAEHLSFVESVERLAARAGLQLRYVEGDQAAPRHRPQQGQKQRLVAAHAAAVEFYQAQLTTAGARAAREFLAQRGFDRAAAERYGCGFAPEGWDLLTRHLRQQGFSHDELVTAGLSRPARSGSLIDRFRRRLLWPIRDLAGDVIGFGARKLFDDDDGPKYLNTPETPIYKKSHVLYGIDQAKREIAKQGKVVVVEGYTDVMACHLAGVPTAVATCGTAFGADHIGVLRRLLLDTDAVAGEIIFTFDGDAAGQKAALRAFEDDQRFVGRTFIAVSPDNMDPCELRLAKGDLAVRDLVARREPLVDFALRHVINRYDLDTVDGRVEAMRRAAPLVAKIKDREKRPEYVRKLAGDLGMEIEPVQRAVLAAGNAPTTDRDAPASARPRAAAPDPAVDSPQSMVEREALKLALQEPVLAGPMFDAVEAPEYRHPVHQAVRAAIAAAGGASAAAGGAVWIESVRDACEDLAARALVGELAVEPLRIAGEPDPRYVSVTMARLQWGSVTARIRDLKSKIQRINPVNHKDEYFALFGELLSLEQHARALREQAAGGL; this is encoded by the coding sequence ATGGCTGGGCGGATCCGGGACGAGGACATCGCGCTGGTCCGGGAGCGCACCTCCATCGCCGAGGTCATCTCGGACACGGTGACCCTCCGGTCGGCCGGCGGCGGCAACCTCAAGGGGCTCTGCCCGTTCCACGACGAGAAGAGCCCGTCGTTCAACGTCTCGCCGGCCCGCAACGTCTTCTACTGCTTCGGCTGCGGGGTCGGCGGCGACGCGATCAAGTTCCTGATGGACGCCGAGCACCTCAGCTTCGTCGAGTCCGTCGAGCGGCTCGCCGCCCGGGCCGGCCTCCAGCTGCGCTACGTGGAGGGCGACCAGGCCGCCCCGCGCCACCGCCCCCAGCAGGGGCAGAAACAGCGCCTGGTGGCCGCGCACGCCGCCGCCGTGGAGTTCTACCAGGCGCAGCTCACCACGGCCGGGGCCCGGGCGGCACGCGAGTTCCTGGCCCAGCGCGGCTTCGACCGGGCCGCCGCCGAGCGCTACGGCTGCGGCTTCGCCCCCGAGGGCTGGGACCTGCTCACCAGACACCTGCGCCAGCAGGGCTTCAGCCACGACGAGCTGGTCACCGCCGGGCTGTCCCGCCCGGCCCGCTCGGGCTCGCTGATCGACCGGTTCCGCCGCCGGCTGCTCTGGCCGATCCGTGACCTGGCCGGCGACGTGATCGGCTTCGGCGCCCGCAAGCTCTTCGACGACGACGACGGCCCGAAGTACCTCAACACCCCCGAGACGCCGATCTACAAGAAGTCGCACGTGCTCTACGGCATCGACCAGGCCAAGCGGGAGATCGCCAAGCAGGGCAAGGTGGTCGTCGTCGAGGGCTACACCGACGTGATGGCCTGCCACCTGGCCGGCGTGCCGACCGCGGTCGCCACCTGCGGCACCGCCTTCGGCGCCGACCACATCGGCGTGCTGCGCCGGCTGCTGCTGGACACCGACGCGGTGGCCGGCGAGATCATCTTCACCTTCGACGGGGACGCCGCCGGCCAGAAGGCGGCGCTGCGCGCGTTCGAGGACGACCAGCGCTTCGTGGGCCGTACCTTCATCGCGGTCAGCCCCGACAACATGGACCCGTGCGAACTGCGCCTGGCCAAGGGCGACCTCGCGGTCCGCGACCTGGTCGCCCGCCGCGAGCCGTTGGTGGACTTCGCGCTGCGCCACGTGATCAACCGGTACGACCTCGACACGGTCGACGGCCGGGTGGAGGCGATGCGCCGTGCCGCCCCCCTGGTCGCGAAGATCAAGGACCGGGAGAAGCGCCCGGAGTACGTGCGCAAGCTCGCCGGCGACCTCGGCATGGAGATCGAGCCGGTGCAGCGGGCGGTACTCGCCGCCGGCAACGCCCCGACCACCGACCGGGACGCCCCCGCGTCGGCCCGGCCCCGCGCCGCCGCCCCCGACCCGGCGGTGGACAGCCCGCAGTCGATGGTCGAGCGGGAGGCGCTGAAGCTCGCCCTCCAGGAGCCGGTGCTGGCCGGGCCGATGTTCGACGCCGTCGAGGCGCCGGAGTACCGGCACCCGGTGCACCAGGCGGTACGGGCGGCGATCGCGGCGGCCGGCGGGGCGTCGGCGGCGGCCGGCGGCGCGGTGTGGATCGAATCCGTCCGCGACGCCTGCGAGGACCTGGCCGCCCGGGCGCTCGTCGGCGAGCTGGCCGTGGAGCCGCTGCGCATCGCGGGCGAGCCCGACCCGCGCTACGTGTCGGTGACCATGGCCCGGCTCCAGTGGGGCTCGGTCACCGCCCGGATCCGGGACCTCAAATCCAAGATCCAGCGGATCAACCCGGTGAACCACAAGGACGAGTACTTCGCCCTGTTCGGGGAACTGCTCTCGCTGGAGCAGCACGCGCGGGCGCTGCGCGAGCAGGCCGCGGGAGGACTGTGA
- a CDS encoding BCCT family transporter: protein MAERVRDPGPGASRRPDPVVLALGVGGVVAVVLWGVSARRSLAGFGESGLAWVIDTFGWFFVVSADAFLVLAVVVAASRYGRIRLGADDDEPEFSTLAWIAMMFSAGMGIGLVFFAVAEPIQHYATPPPATGIAAQTPAAGAAAMQYTLFHWTLHPWGIYAVTALALAYSTFRKGRDNRISAAFRPLLGARADGAAGRAVDLLAVFATVFGSATSLGLGALQVAAGLDLVAGVPDTRAVELTVIGALTLAFVVSAFSGLHRGVKWLSTTNVLLAVLLMVFVFVVGPTIYTLEVLPASVGDYLSSLVFMSTRTGAFSDPAWLGSWTIFYWAWWISWAPFVGTFIARISRGRTVRQFLVGVLLVPSGASAVWFAVLGGSALRVQATGARDLVADVGAGSEQALFGLLEALPLATVTSVLAMVLIALYFVTSADSASLVLGSLTSGGALRPHRVLVVLWGVLIGAVAAALLLAGGLAALQQATIMVALPFVVVMLGLAVALLRDMGRDPAVNPQPARARRFGLAAAVRAARSYDEEDPPPVTRWLHRRPR, encoded by the coding sequence ATGGCGGAGCGGGTGCGGGACCCGGGTCCCGGCGCGAGCCGGCGGCCCGATCCGGTGGTGCTCGCGCTGGGCGTCGGTGGAGTGGTGGCGGTCGTGCTCTGGGGCGTGTCCGCCCGTCGTTCGTTGGCCGGCTTCGGCGAGTCGGGGCTGGCCTGGGTGATCGACACCTTCGGCTGGTTCTTCGTCGTCTCGGCGGACGCCTTCCTGGTGCTCGCGGTGGTCGTCGCGGCCTCCCGGTACGGCCGGATCCGGCTGGGCGCCGACGACGACGAGCCGGAGTTCAGCACGCTGGCCTGGATCGCCATGATGTTCAGCGCCGGGATGGGGATCGGTCTCGTCTTCTTCGCGGTGGCCGAGCCGATCCAGCACTACGCCACGCCGCCGCCGGCGACCGGCATCGCGGCGCAGACCCCTGCGGCGGGGGCGGCGGCGATGCAGTACACGCTCTTCCACTGGACGCTGCACCCGTGGGGGATCTACGCCGTCACCGCGCTCGCGCTGGCCTACTCCACCTTCCGCAAGGGGCGGGACAACCGGATCTCGGCCGCGTTCCGACCGCTGCTCGGCGCGCGGGCCGACGGGGCGGCCGGTCGGGCCGTCGACCTGCTCGCCGTCTTCGCCACGGTCTTCGGCTCGGCCACCAGCCTCGGCCTCGGCGCGCTCCAGGTGGCCGCCGGTCTGGACCTGGTGGCCGGCGTACCCGACACCCGTGCGGTGGAGCTGACGGTGATCGGCGCGCTCACCCTGGCCTTCGTCGTCTCGGCCTTCTCCGGGCTGCACCGGGGGGTCAAGTGGCTCTCCACCACCAACGTCCTGCTGGCCGTGCTGCTGATGGTCTTCGTGTTCGTGGTGGGACCGACGATCTACACGCTGGAGGTGCTGCCCGCATCGGTCGGCGACTATCTGAGCAGCCTGGTGTTCATGTCCACCCGTACCGGCGCCTTCTCCGACCCGGCGTGGCTCGGATCCTGGACGATCTTCTACTGGGCCTGGTGGATCTCCTGGGCGCCGTTCGTCGGCACCTTCATCGCCCGCATCTCACGGGGGCGGACCGTACGCCAGTTCCTGGTGGGGGTGCTGCTGGTGCCCAGCGGGGCCAGCGCGGTCTGGTTCGCGGTGCTGGGGGGCAGCGCGCTGCGCGTCCAGGCCACCGGCGCCCGCGACCTCGTGGCGGACGTCGGGGCGGGCAGCGAACAGGCGCTGTTCGGCCTGTTGGAGGCGCTGCCGCTGGCGACCGTCACCAGCGTGCTGGCCATGGTCCTCATCGCGCTGTACTTCGTGACCAGCGCCGACTCGGCGTCGCTGGTGCTGGGTTCGCTCACCTCCGGCGGTGCGTTGCGCCCGCACCGGGTGCTCGTGGTGCTCTGGGGCGTGCTGATCGGGGCGGTCGCCGCCGCGCTGCTGCTCGCCGGTGGCCTGGCCGCCCTGCAACAAGCGACGATCATGGTGGCGTTGCCGTTCGTGGTGGTGATGCTCGGGCTCGCCGTGGCGCTGCTGCGCGACATGGGCCGGGACCCGGCGGTCAACCCGCAGCCGGCCCGGGCCCGCCGGTTCGGCCTGGCCGCCGCGGTGCGGGCCGCCCGGTCGTACGACGAGGAGGACCCACCACCGGTCACCCGGTGGCTGCACCGCCGTCCGCGCTGA
- a CDS encoding siderophore-interacting protein, with protein sequence MADRPKTVTSARVVRTERPTPHLVRVVLGGEELAGLPVGQYTDHYVKLLFPPDGVTYPHPVDLATIKREYPAEQWPRLRAYTVRAWDPVAGELTLDVVHHGDEGLAGPWAARLRPGDEVLFTGPGGAYAPDPTADWHLLVGDESALPAIGAALERLPLDARAVVFVEVAGPADEQPLPSPGAVELTWLHRGDRPVGAALVEAVRALEFPPGRVHAFVHGEATFVKDLRRLLRVERNVPRADLSISGYWRRGMDDEGWRSTKPDWNRQVEADEAVLT encoded by the coding sequence ATGGCCGATCGCCCCAAGACAGTCACCTCCGCCCGGGTCGTGCGCACCGAGCGACCCACGCCGCACCTGGTCCGGGTGGTCCTCGGCGGGGAGGAGCTGGCCGGGCTGCCGGTGGGGCAGTACACCGACCACTACGTGAAGCTGCTCTTCCCGCCGGACGGGGTGACCTACCCGCACCCGGTCGACCTCGCCACCATCAAGCGGGAGTACCCGGCGGAGCAGTGGCCGCGGCTGCGCGCGTACACCGTGCGGGCCTGGGACCCGGTGGCCGGTGAGCTGACCCTCGACGTGGTGCACCACGGCGACGAGGGGCTGGCCGGACCCTGGGCGGCCCGGCTGCGCCCCGGCGACGAGGTGCTCTTCACCGGCCCCGGCGGGGCGTACGCGCCGGACCCGACGGCGGACTGGCACCTGCTGGTGGGCGACGAGAGCGCCCTGCCGGCGATCGGCGCGGCGCTGGAGCGGCTGCCGCTCGACGCCCGGGCGGTGGTCTTCGTCGAGGTGGCCGGGCCGGCGGACGAGCAGCCGCTGCCCAGCCCGGGCGCGGTGGAGCTGACCTGGCTGCACCGGGGCGACCGGCCGGTCGGCGCGGCGCTGGTCGAGGCGGTACGGGCGCTGGAGTTCCCGCCCGGCCGGGTGCACGCCTTCGTCCACGGCGAGGCCACCTTCGTCAAGGACCTGCGTCGGCTGCTGCGGGTCGAGCGGAACGTGCCCCGGGCCGACCTGTCCATCTCCGGCTACTGGCGACGCGGCATGGACGACGAGGGCTGGCGGTCGACGAAGCCGGACTGGAACCGCCAGGTGGAAGCCGACGAGGCCGTCCTCACCTGA
- a CDS encoding deoxyguanosinetriphosphate triphosphohydrolase: MPVEPSDAPVAGPPHDEPADARRVHDEPADARRFVEETPKDTGHGRSPYERDRARVLHSAAFRRLAAKTQVHVAGTDDFLRTRLTHSLEVAQIAREMGARLGCDPDVVDTAGLAHDLGHPPFGHNGEDALDRLAADCGGFEGNAQTLRVLTRLEAKVLGPDGAPAGLNLTRASLDAVSKYPWPRRPGQRKFGVYADDRPVFDWLRAGVPDGGARRCLEAQVMDWSDDVAYSVHDVEDGIHGGYLSLRPLLDDPDERAALCVDVAAVYSGESPADLGEVLVDLLDEPVLARLAGYDGSHRAQVALKTTTSVLTGRFVAGVVAATRERFGPGPHRRYAADLVVPRRIRAQCALLKGIAWRYVMRRPDARARYDRQREILAELVGVLADRAPDALDPVFAPLWRAAGSDAARLRVVVDQVASLTDPAALAWHDRLVRSGR; encoded by the coding sequence GTGCCGGTCGAGCCGTCCGACGCGCCGGTCGCCGGCCCGCCCCACGACGAGCCCGCCGACGCCCGGCGCGTCCACGACGAGCCCGCCGACGCCCGGCGCTTCGTCGAGGAGACGCCGAAGGACACCGGCCACGGCCGCTCGCCGTACGAGCGGGACCGGGCCCGGGTGCTGCACTCCGCCGCCTTCCGCCGGCTCGCCGCGAAGACCCAGGTGCACGTCGCCGGGACCGACGACTTCCTGCGTACCCGGCTGACCCACTCGCTGGAGGTGGCCCAGATCGCCCGGGAGATGGGCGCCCGGCTGGGCTGCGACCCGGACGTGGTGGACACCGCCGGCCTCGCCCACGACCTCGGGCACCCGCCGTTCGGGCACAACGGCGAGGACGCCCTCGACCGGCTGGCCGCCGACTGCGGCGGGTTCGAGGGCAACGCCCAGACGCTGCGGGTGCTGACCCGGCTGGAGGCCAAGGTGCTCGGCCCGGACGGCGCGCCCGCCGGGCTGAACCTCACCCGGGCCTCGCTCGACGCGGTCAGCAAGTACCCCTGGCCCCGGCGTCCCGGGCAGCGCAAGTTCGGCGTGTACGCCGACGACCGGCCGGTCTTCGACTGGCTGCGGGCCGGCGTGCCGGACGGCGGCGCCCGTCGCTGCCTGGAGGCGCAGGTGATGGACTGGTCCGACGACGTGGCGTACTCGGTGCACGACGTCGAGGACGGCATCCACGGCGGGTACCTCTCGCTGCGCCCGCTGCTCGACGACCCGGACGAACGGGCCGCCCTCTGCGTGGACGTGGCCGCCGTGTACTCCGGCGAGTCCCCGGCCGACCTGGGCGAGGTGCTGGTCGACCTGCTCGACGAGCCGGTGCTCGCCCGCCTCGCCGGCTACGACGGCAGCCACCGCGCGCAGGTCGCGTTGAAGACGACCACCAGCGTGCTCACCGGCCGGTTCGTCGCCGGCGTGGTGGCCGCCACCCGGGAGCGGTTCGGCCCCGGCCCGCACCGCCGCTACGCCGCCGACCTGGTGGTGCCCCGCCGGATCCGGGCCCAGTGCGCCCTGCTCAAGGGGATCGCCTGGCGGTACGTGATGCGCCGGCCGGACGCCCGGGCCCGCTACGACCGGCAGCGGGAGATCCTGGCCGAACTGGTCGGCGTGCTGGCCGACCGGGCGCCCGACGCGCTCGACCCGGTCTTCGCGCCGCTGTGGCGGGCCGCCGGCTCCGACGCCGCCCGGCTGCGGGTGGTCGTCGACCAGGTCGCCTCGCTCACCGACCCGGCCGCGCTGGCCTGGCACGACCGCCTGGTCCGCTCCGGCCGCTGA
- a CDS encoding VOC family protein — translation MTSVWASLTVDARDPARLARWWAEALGYQVVTEKPDEVEIRQSAERLPGIVFVPVGDDKQTKNRLHIDLRPADLEAEVERLVDMGARHVDIGQGDVPWTVLADPEGNEFCVLRQQG, via the coding sequence ATGACCAGCGTCTGGGCAAGCTTGACCGTCGACGCCCGCGATCCGGCCCGGCTGGCCCGCTGGTGGGCCGAGGCGCTGGGCTACCAGGTGGTCACCGAGAAGCCGGACGAGGTGGAGATCCGGCAGTCCGCCGAGCGGCTGCCCGGCATCGTCTTCGTGCCGGTCGGCGACGACAAGCAGACCAAGAACCGGCTGCACATCGACCTGCGCCCCGCCGACCTGGAGGCCGAGGTGGAGCGACTGGTCGACATGGGCGCCCGGCACGTCGACATCGGCCAGGGCGACGTGCCGTGGACGGTGCTCGCCGACCCCGAGGGCAACGAGTTCTGCGTGCTGCGGCAGCAGGGCTGA
- a CDS encoding roadblock/LC7 domain-containing protein, translating to MTETELRGLRRRRPEVTGAVLAGRDGLLISSDLPATDATHLAALAAVSYGVGHQVADTVRGGSFREAVVHTSTSCVITYPAGRHALLTLVTEAGTDLEGLHEEARAVAERAGAAVDSQRVGATPVPEVHAVLTTRTPVGALARRRPGATTDWGRSPL from the coding sequence GTGACGGAGACGGAGCTGCGAGGACTGCGCCGGCGTCGGCCGGAGGTAACCGGCGCGGTGCTGGCCGGGCGCGACGGGCTGCTCATCTCCAGCGACCTGCCGGCGACCGACGCCACACACCTGGCGGCGCTCGCCGCGGTGAGTTACGGGGTGGGGCACCAGGTCGCCGACACGGTACGCGGCGGCAGCTTCCGCGAGGCGGTGGTGCACACCTCCACCAGCTGCGTGATCACCTATCCGGCCGGGCGGCACGCGCTGCTCACCCTGGTGACCGAGGCGGGCACCGACCTGGAGGGTCTGCACGAGGAGGCGCGGGCGGTGGCCGAGCGGGCCGGCGCGGCGGTCGACTCGCAGCGGGTCGGCGCGACGCCGGTGCCCGAGGTGCACGCGGTGCTGACCACGCGTACCCCGGTGGGCGCGCTGGCCCGGCGGCGTCCGGGCGCCACGACCGACTGGGGCCGCTCGCCCCTGTAG
- the ppdK gene encoding pyruvate, phosphate dikinase — protein sequence MAAQETVDRKYVYDFAEGNKELKDLLGGKGANLAEMTNLGLPVPPGFTITTEACKAYLATGREPDGLADQIEAHLEALEREMGRRLGDPDDPLLVSVRSGAKFSMPGMMETVLNVGLNDRSVVGLSAQAGGNDRFAWDSYRRLIQMFGKTVCEVPGEEFEEALDEAKRAKGTKNDLDLDADDLRGLVDAYKKIFAKHTGREFPQEPREQLDLAIRAVFESWNAERAVLYRRQERIPADLGTAVNVVSMVFGNLGPDSGTGVAFTRDPGSGAQGIYGDYLANAQGEDVVAGIRNTVPLQELEQLDKKSYDELLDIMARLEGHYRDLCDIEFTIERGKLWMLQTRVGKRTAAAAFVIAGQLVDEGLIDLDEALHRVNGAQLAQLMFPRFRLDHDFQPVAKGIGASPGAASGKVVFTSARAVELAAEGESVILVRRETNPDDLNGMIAAQGILTSRGGKTSHAAVVARGMGKTCVSGADELEVDVPAKRFTVGGQTVVEGDVVSIDGTTGKVYLGEVPVMPSEVVQYFEGSLDPEHIDNALVRAVHRIMTHADARRRLLVRTNADTGADAARARRFGAEGIGLCRTEHMFLGDRRELVERLILARTDDERESALAALLPLQRADFEEIFREMDGLPVTVRLIDPPLHEFLPPLEQLAVNVAVAQERGEDVAQEEALLAAVRRMHEENPMLGLRGVRLGLVIPGLFAMQVRAIAEAAVTVTRAGAVARPEIMVPLVGAVQELETVRAEAEKIIAEVVGDSGVEVLIGTMIEVPRAALTAGQIAEAAQFFSFGTNDLTQMGWGFSRDDVEGAFFWRYLELGIFGISPFESIDRDGVGRLVRIAAEEGRAARPELKLGVCGEHGGDPDSVHFFHEVGLDYVSCSPFRVPVARLEAGRAAVETDGSDSR from the coding sequence GTGGCAGCGCAAGAGACGGTCGATCGCAAGTACGTCTACGACTTCGCCGAGGGCAACAAGGAACTCAAGGACCTGCTCGGCGGCAAGGGGGCCAACCTGGCCGAGATGACCAATCTCGGCCTGCCGGTCCCGCCCGGCTTCACCATCACCACCGAGGCGTGCAAGGCGTACCTGGCCACCGGTCGGGAGCCCGACGGGCTGGCCGACCAGATCGAGGCGCACCTGGAGGCCCTGGAGCGGGAGATGGGCCGCCGGCTCGGCGACCCGGACGACCCGCTGCTGGTATCCGTCCGCTCCGGCGCCAAGTTCTCCATGCCCGGCATGATGGAGACCGTCCTCAACGTCGGCCTCAACGACCGCAGCGTGGTCGGGCTCAGCGCGCAGGCCGGCGGCAACGACCGCTTCGCCTGGGACTCCTACCGCCGTCTGATCCAGATGTTCGGCAAGACCGTCTGCGAGGTGCCCGGCGAGGAGTTCGAAGAGGCCCTCGACGAGGCCAAGCGCGCCAAGGGTACGAAGAACGACCTGGACCTCGACGCGGACGACCTGCGCGGGCTGGTCGACGCGTACAAGAAGATCTTCGCCAAGCACACCGGGCGGGAGTTCCCGCAGGAGCCGCGCGAGCAGCTCGACCTCGCCATCCGCGCCGTCTTCGAGTCGTGGAACGCCGAGCGCGCCGTGCTCTACCGCCGCCAGGAGCGCATCCCGGCCGACCTCGGCACCGCGGTCAACGTGGTCTCCATGGTCTTCGGCAACCTCGGCCCCGACTCCGGCACGGGCGTCGCCTTCACCCGCGACCCCGGCAGCGGCGCGCAGGGCATCTACGGCGACTACCTCGCCAACGCCCAGGGCGAGGACGTCGTCGCCGGCATCCGCAACACCGTCCCGTTGCAGGAGCTGGAGCAGCTCGACAAGAAGTCGTACGACGAGCTGCTCGACATCATGGCCCGCCTGGAAGGGCACTACCGCGACCTCTGCGACATCGAGTTCACCATCGAGCGCGGCAAGCTCTGGATGCTGCAGACCCGGGTCGGCAAGCGCACCGCCGCCGCCGCGTTCGTCATCGCCGGCCAGCTCGTCGACGAGGGCCTGATCGACCTGGACGAGGCGCTGCACCGGGTCAACGGCGCGCAGCTCGCCCAGCTGATGTTCCCCCGGTTCCGCCTCGACCACGACTTCCAGCCCGTCGCCAAGGGCATCGGGGCCTCGCCGGGCGCGGCGTCCGGCAAGGTCGTCTTCACCTCCGCCCGCGCGGTCGAGCTGGCCGCCGAGGGGGAGTCGGTGATCCTGGTCCGCCGGGAGACCAACCCCGACGACCTCAACGGCATGATCGCCGCCCAGGGCATCCTCACCTCGCGCGGCGGCAAGACCAGCCACGCCGCCGTGGTCGCCCGGGGCATGGGCAAGACCTGCGTCTCCGGCGCCGACGAGCTGGAGGTGGACGTCCCGGCGAAGCGGTTCACGGTCGGCGGGCAGACCGTGGTCGAGGGTGACGTCGTCTCCATCGACGGCACCACCGGCAAGGTCTACCTCGGCGAGGTGCCGGTCATGCCGTCCGAGGTGGTGCAGTACTTCGAGGGCAGCCTCGACCCGGAGCACATCGACAACGCGCTGGTCCGGGCCGTACACCGGATCATGACGCACGCCGACGCCCGGCGGCGGCTGCTGGTCCGGACCAACGCCGACACCGGCGCCGACGCGGCGCGGGCGCGGCGGTTCGGCGCCGAGGGCATCGGCCTGTGCCGCACCGAGCACATGTTCCTCGGCGACCGGCGGGAGCTGGTCGAGCGGCTGATCCTGGCCCGCACCGACGACGAGCGGGAGTCGGCGCTCGCCGCGCTGCTGCCGTTGCAGCGGGCCGACTTCGAGGAGATCTTCCGGGAGATGGACGGGCTGCCGGTCACCGTCCGGCTGATCGACCCGCCGCTGCACGAGTTCCTGCCGCCGCTGGAGCAGCTCGCGGTCAACGTCGCCGTCGCCCAGGAACGCGGCGAGGACGTGGCCCAGGAGGAGGCGCTGCTCGCCGCCGTCCGGCGGATGCACGAGGAGAACCCGATGCTGGGCCTGCGCGGCGTCCGCCTCGGCCTGGTCATCCCGGGTCTGTTCGCCATGCAGGTCCGGGCGATCGCGGAGGCCGCGGTCACCGTCACCCGCGCCGGGGCGGTGGCCCGGCCGGAGATCATGGTCCCGCTGGTCGGGGCGGTGCAGGAGCTGGAGACGGTACGCGCCGAGGCCGAGAAGATCATCGCCGAGGTGGTCGGGGACAGCGGCGTCGAGGTGCTGATCGGCACGATGATCGAGGTGCCCCGGGCGGCGCTGACCGCCGGCCAGATCGCCGAGGCGGCGCAGTTCTTCTCCTTCGGCACCAACGACCTCACCCAGATGGGCTGGGGTTTCTCCCGCGACGACGTCGAGGGCGCGTTCTTCTGGCGCTACCTCGAACTGGGCATCTTCGGCATCTCGCCGTTCGAGTCGATCGACCGTGACGGCGTCGGCCGGCTGGTCCGCATCGCCGCCGAGGAGGGTCGGGCGGCCCGTCCGGAGCTGAAGCTCGGCGTCTGCGGCGAGCACGGCGGTGACCCCGACTCGGTGCACTTCTTCCACGAGGTCGGGCTGGACTACGTCTCCTGCTCGCCGTTCCGGGTCCCGGTGGCCCGGCTGGAGGCCGGTCGCGCGGCCGTCGAGACGGACGGCTCCGACAGCCGCTGA